From Endozoicomonas sp. 8E, the proteins below share one genomic window:
- a CDS encoding glycosyltransferase family 4 protein — translation MKTKILFISTLYSPFQIDVVNSFEQEPGQFEYHIAFTLNAASHRGAHWRSHAAGESQFIHTIDKDNGEEYKYEWVINLIQKIKPTHIILGQWKRKLWYKLSDYAFQNNIIYGYWMEPPNFLLPKAIQLILKYYSAYRIRNADFFLTIGDRCEANYQKIASKKTKVLHLSYGQDLSRFLEVDTNNKDNSKVKFLFSGQLIKRHNIPWICKAIFELDKAHHNEFEVIIAAKGPHEKYITQLFKEKPKLHKIISYDRDYKNWEDRIRPFANADVLIYPTSHSGWGLVIPEAMAAGVVVLSTNRAEAARYFLRHNINGKVLNMSYESLYENMRYCIINKDNLKRMSFQARKDSSYGSSEYVSKLLKSIFSKQLAY, via the coding sequence ATGAAAACTAAAATACTTTTTATTTCTACTCTATATTCACCTTTTCAGATTGATGTTGTTAATTCATTCGAGCAAGAACCTGGGCAGTTTGAGTATCACATCGCTTTCACTTTAAATGCAGCAAGTCACAGAGGGGCACATTGGCGTTCGCATGCTGCCGGTGAGTCACAATTTATACATACCATTGATAAAGATAATGGAGAAGAGTATAAGTACGAGTGGGTGATTAATCTGATTCAAAAAATAAAACCTACGCATATTATACTTGGACAATGGAAGAGAAAGTTATGGTATAAATTATCTGATTATGCTTTTCAAAACAATATAATATATGGCTACTGGATGGAGCCACCAAATTTTTTATTGCCTAAGGCAATTCAATTGATCTTAAAATATTACTCAGCTTACAGGATTCGCAATGCGGATTTTTTCTTAACTATTGGGGATCGTTGTGAAGCTAATTATCAGAAAATTGCATCAAAGAAAACAAAAGTCTTACATCTTAGTTATGGACAGGATTTGTCCCGTTTCCTAGAAGTTGACACAAATAATAAAGATAATAGTAAAGTAAAGTTTCTGTTCTCAGGACAGTTGATTAAAAGGCATAATATCCCCTGGATTTGTAAAGCCATATTTGAACTTGATAAAGCTCACCATAATGAATTTGAGGTTATAATTGCGGCAAAAGGTCCACATGAAAAGTACATCACCCAGTTATTTAAAGAGAAGCCAAAGCTTCATAAAATAATAAGTTATGATCGAGATTATAAGAATTGGGAAGATAGAATAAGACCTTTTGCTAATGCTGATGTTCTTATCTATCCAACAAGCCATTCCGGCTGGGGCTTGGTTATTCCTGAAGCGATGGCTGCTGGAGTGGTTGTACTCTCAACAAATCGGGCTGAAGCCGCTCGGTATTTTTTACGTCATAATATCAATGGAAAGGTATTAAATATGAGTTATGAAAGTTTGTATGAAAACATGAGGTACTGCATCATTAATAAAGACAACCTCAAAAGAATGTCTTTTCAAGCTAGAAAGGACTCATCTTATGGTAGTAGCGAATATGTTAGTAAATTATTAAAGAGTATATTTTCAAAACAATTGGCGTATTAA
- a CDS encoding NAD(P)-dependent oxidoreductase, with amino-acid sequence MNILVTGATGYLGRALIEKLVKGNNNITALVRKSSNIRLLESYMPANRFYHIENSLDCIFDEIDIDLIINCIVCYQRANESVKEVIDSNVLIPVQLMELAAKKKKCTFLNIGTSLPRGVASYSLSKSQLVEWGRFYSTNNGMQFININAEYFFDANEPDNRFVKMIATKLVRNVPYIELTAGEQKRDFIYLSELLSALNKIIDKMSLLDRYESIDIGTGKAIKIKDFVEKMKEISGSTTELKFGVISTRANEPNICQADITKLHELGWEPLLSIEKSLNKLIDDIRNKKAN; translated from the coding sequence ATGAATATTTTGGTAACTGGTGCTACTGGCTACCTAGGAAGAGCCTTAATAGAAAAATTAGTCAAGGGTAATAATAATATTACAGCCTTAGTTAGAAAAAGCAGCAACATAAGACTGTTGGAAAGTTACATGCCAGCGAACAGATTTTACCATATAGAAAATTCCTTAGATTGTATATTTGATGAGATTGATATTGATTTAATCATCAATTGCATTGTTTGCTACCAAAGAGCGAATGAAAGTGTTAAAGAGGTAATTGATTCAAATGTTTTAATCCCCGTGCAACTAATGGAATTGGCTGCAAAAAAAAAGAAATGTACTTTTTTAAATATAGGGACATCGCTACCTAGGGGAGTAGCAAGTTATTCTCTGAGTAAAAGCCAGTTAGTTGAATGGGGTCGGTTTTATTCAACCAACAATGGAATGCAGTTTATCAATATCAATGCTGAGTACTTCTTTGATGCAAATGAACCTGATAATCGATTTGTCAAGATGATTGCAACAAAGTTGGTAAGGAATGTACCCTATATAGAATTAACTGCAGGCGAACAGAAAAGAGATTTTATTTACTTATCTGAACTGTTATCAGCATTAAATAAGATAATTGACAAGATGTCACTACTAGATAGATACGAAAGCATCGACATAGGTACAGGGAAAGCAATAAAAATAAAAGATTTTGTAGAAAAGATGAAAGAAATTTCAGGGAGTACTACAGAATTGAAATTTGGAGTTATATCCACCCGAGCGAATGAGCCCAATATTTGTCAGGCAGATATTACAAAGTTACATGAGCTGGGTTGGGAACCATTATTATCTATTGAAAAAAGTTTGAATAAACTCATTGATGATATTAGGAATAAAAAAGCAAATTGA
- a CDS encoding DegT/DnrJ/EryC1/StrS family aminotransferase yields MTELKREDYLYVPYGCTVHGEEEIKAVDKVLRTSTQMGPHVREFEAKVAATFDKPHGIMVNSGSSALYLAVEVLDLPQGSEVITPALTFSTTVGCLVRNGLIPAFVDVEEGTYCIDPAKIEAMITEKTSAVCIPNLIGNICDWDRIVEICCKHNLKIIEDSADTLGGTLSGQSSGHYSDISITSFYGSHVINGAGNGGMLCVKDDAMAARARLLRSWGRSSSLFVESEAIENRFNVEVDGIPYDAKFVFEAIGYQLEPSEISAAFALVQFAKLEQNIKAREAYFNKQYEFFSQYQDWFILPNQTNESRTGWLAFPLTIRDDAPFTRREMQIFLEERNIQTRVVFTGNITRQPGFKDIEMKKATEGYPVADHVMRGGVLLACHHGLTDEMLAHVHGSFTTFAKQYK; encoded by the coding sequence ATGACAGAACTGAAACGTGAAGATTACCTCTATGTGCCATACGGCTGCACCGTTCACGGTGAAGAAGAAATCAAGGCCGTTGATAAAGTGTTGCGTACATCAACACAAATGGGCCCCCACGTCCGCGAGTTTGAAGCAAAGGTAGCTGCAACCTTTGATAAACCTCACGGCATTATGGTGAATTCAGGCTCTTCTGCACTTTATCTTGCTGTAGAAGTGTTGGATCTGCCCCAAGGTAGCGAGGTTATTACTCCGGCACTGACTTTTTCCACCACAGTGGGCTGCCTTGTTAGAAACGGTTTGATCCCGGCCTTTGTCGATGTAGAAGAAGGCACCTACTGCATTGATCCAGCGAAAATCGAAGCCATGATCACTGAAAAAACCAGCGCAGTTTGTATCCCGAACCTGATCGGGAATATCTGCGACTGGGATCGTATTGTTGAAATTTGTTGCAAGCACAATTTGAAAATCATTGAAGATAGCGCAGACACTCTGGGTGGCACCCTTTCAGGTCAATCCAGTGGCCACTACTCCGATATCAGTATTACCAGTTTCTATGGTTCTCATGTAATTAATGGTGCAGGTAATGGCGGTATGTTGTGTGTAAAGGATGATGCCATGGCAGCCAGAGCTCGGTTGCTACGTTCATGGGGGCGAAGTTCTTCATTGTTTGTAGAAAGTGAAGCCATTGAAAACCGCTTTAACGTTGAAGTGGATGGTATTCCTTACGATGCTAAATTCGTTTTTGAAGCCATTGGTTACCAGCTGGAGCCTTCTGAAATTAGTGCCGCTTTTGCTCTGGTGCAATTTGCCAAGCTTGAACAAAATATTAAGGCTCGTGAAGCGTATTTCAATAAGCAATACGAATTCTTCAGCCAGTATCAGGACTGGTTTATTTTGCCAAATCAGACCAACGAATCCCGCACGGGCTGGTTGGCCTTCCCGTTGACTATTCGGGATGATGCACCATTCACTCGTCGTGAGATGCAAATCTTCCTCGAAGAACGCAATATTCAGACCCGTGTTGTCTTTACTGGGAATATCACTCGGCAGCCTGGTTTTAAAGATATTGAAATGAAAAAAGCCACTGAAGGTTACCCTGTTGCGGACCACGTTATGCGCGGTGGAGTTTTACTGGCCTGCCATCATGGTTTAACTGATGAAATGCTGGCTCATGTTCACGGCAGTTTCACCACATTCGCTAAACAGTATAAATAA
- the rfbG gene encoding CDP-glucose 4,6-dehydratase: protein MALNKSFWQGKKVFLTGHTGFKGSWLSLWLQDLGAEVTGYSLPAPTKPSLFTLANVSQNMGHVIGDIRDGSNLKQAMKEARPEIVLHLAAQPLVRYSYREPVETYQTNVMGTLHLLEAIRSTDTVRSCVLITTDKCYENREWDWGYREIDPMGGFDPYSSSKGCMELLTASYRNSYFLPQKYDEHKTAIATARAGNVIGGGDWAEDRLIPDMINAFINEQLAVIRNPNAIRPWQHVLEPLAGYLELAQKLCEHGPEFAEAWNFGPELHDAKPVSWVAKEISSLWSEQAQWQTDGNEHPHEAHYLKLDCSKAYARLNWRPRWSLKQALANITEWHKAHESGADMHALTLQQIHQYQSASV from the coding sequence ATGGCACTAAACAAGAGCTTCTGGCAGGGAAAAAAAGTATTCCTGACAGGCCACACAGGCTTCAAAGGCAGCTGGCTATCTCTCTGGTTGCAGGATCTCGGCGCAGAAGTAACTGGGTACTCACTTCCTGCACCAACAAAACCATCTCTTTTTACCCTGGCTAACGTGTCACAGAATATGGGGCACGTTATCGGAGATATCCGAGATGGGAGTAATCTTAAGCAAGCAATGAAAGAAGCAAGACCAGAAATTGTCTTACATCTGGCGGCTCAACCACTGGTAAGGTACTCATATCGTGAACCTGTAGAAACTTATCAAACCAATGTGATGGGAACATTGCATTTGCTGGAAGCTATTCGCAGTACCGACACAGTTCGCTCCTGTGTTTTGATCACAACCGACAAGTGCTACGAAAACAGGGAATGGGACTGGGGCTATCGGGAAATCGACCCAATGGGTGGCTTTGACCCGTACAGCAGCAGCAAAGGCTGTATGGAGCTATTGACAGCTTCTTACCGAAACTCCTATTTCCTACCGCAGAAGTACGACGAGCACAAAACGGCCATTGCGACAGCCCGAGCCGGAAATGTAATAGGTGGTGGGGACTGGGCTGAAGACCGTTTAATTCCAGATATGATCAACGCGTTTATCAACGAGCAACTGGCTGTTATCCGTAACCCCAATGCAATCCGCCCTTGGCAGCATGTTCTGGAACCGCTTGCCGGCTATCTGGAACTGGCTCAAAAACTGTGTGAGCACGGTCCGGAATTTGCCGAAGCCTGGAATTTCGGCCCTGAGCTGCACGATGCCAAACCTGTCAGCTGGGTAGCCAAAGAAATCAGCAGTCTGTGGAGCGAGCAGGCCCAATGGCAAACAGACGGTAATGAGCACCCCCACGAAGCCCATTATCTGAAATTGGACTGCTCAAAAGCCTATGCCCGGTTAAACTGGCGACCACGTTGGTCACTCAAACAGGCGCTGGCAAACATTACCGAATGGCATAAAGCCCATGAAAGTGGCGCGGATATGCATGCGCTGACCCTTCAGCAAATTCATCAATATCAATCAGCAAGCGTATAA
- the rfbF gene encoding glucose-1-phosphate cytidylyltransferase has translation MKAVILAGGLGTRISEETETKPKPMVEIGGKPILWHIMKIYSTHGINDFIICCGYKGYVIKEYFANYFLHMSDVTFDMSDNQMHVHHRKAEPWKVTLVDTGDASMTGGRLKRVKDYVENEEAFCFTYGDGVGDVDITATIKHHKKQNTLATLTATYPPGRFGALTTDKHKVMSFDEKPKGDGGMINGGFFVLSPKVIDYIDNDQTTWEQEPLMKLAEDGELSSYEHHGFWQPMDTLRDKVHLEKLWQSGKAPWKTWH, from the coding sequence ATGAAAGCCGTAATCTTAGCAGGGGGTCTGGGCACCCGTATCAGTGAAGAAACCGAAACCAAGCCAAAACCAATGGTTGAAATCGGTGGCAAACCTATCCTCTGGCATATTATGAAAATCTATTCCACCCATGGGATAAACGATTTTATTATTTGTTGTGGCTACAAAGGCTATGTAATCAAGGAATACTTTGCCAACTATTTTCTGCATATGTCTGATGTTACTTTTGATATGAGCGACAACCAGATGCATGTACACCACCGAAAAGCGGAGCCATGGAAGGTGACCCTGGTAGATACTGGTGACGCCTCCATGACTGGAGGTCGTTTGAAGCGGGTTAAAGATTACGTGGAGAATGAAGAGGCATTCTGTTTTACCTACGGTGACGGTGTCGGAGATGTTGATATCACCGCAACCATCAAGCACCACAAAAAACAGAATACCCTGGCAACACTTACCGCAACTTATCCACCCGGTCGTTTTGGTGCCTTAACCACCGATAAGCATAAAGTCATGTCGTTCGACGAAAAGCCAAAAGGCGATGGAGGCATGATTAATGGTGGATTTTTCGTGCTATCTCCCAAAGTGATTGACTACATTGATAATGATCAAACTACATGGGAACAGGAACCATTAATGAAATTGGCAGAGGATGGGGAACTCTCTTCCTATGAACACCACGGTTTTTGGCAACCAATGGATACCCTTCGGGATAAAGTGCACTTGGAAAAACTCTGGCAGTCAGGAAAAGCACCTTGGAAAACATGGCACTAA
- a CDS encoding mannose-1-phosphate guanylyltransferase/mannose-6-phosphate isomerase produces MNLIPVIMSGGSGSRLWPQSRSLYPKQFLPLVNEQTMLQNTLSRLDGLDSVSDPMVIANEEHRFLVAEQIRQIGRKASAIILEPVGKNTAPAVALAAMKAKAVSEENEPLLLVLAADHVIKDVPAFHHAIEAALPAASDGDLVTFGVVPTHPETSYGYIKASEELIGNSEQVALVESFVEKPELETAQGYLADGDYYWNSGMFLFKATRYLEELNKFRPDILQACEKAMAIESTDLDFVRLDEAAFQACPEESIDYAVMEKTTDAVVVSLDAGWSDVGSWSSLADICKKDESGNSVQGDVLLQDTRNTYVRSEKKLIVTLGVNDLVITESDDAILVAHKSRVQDVKKIVDRLKAEKRPEVKLHRKVYRPWGAYDSIDMGDRFQVKRITVKPGAQLSLQKHHHRAEHWIVVKGTALVTNGDQETLLTENQSTFIPIGAIHRLKNPGKFDLELIEVQSGSYLGEDDIVRFEDTYGRV; encoded by the coding sequence ATGAATTTAATACCCGTAATCATGTCCGGAGGCTCCGGCAGCAGACTTTGGCCCCAGTCCCGCTCTTTATATCCAAAGCAGTTTTTGCCGCTGGTAAACGAACAGACAATGCTGCAAAACACCCTTTCCCGGTTGGATGGGCTGGACTCTGTTTCCGATCCAATGGTCATTGCAAATGAAGAGCACCGTTTCCTGGTGGCTGAGCAAATTCGGCAGATAGGGCGAAAAGCTTCAGCCATCATTCTTGAACCTGTTGGTAAAAATACTGCACCTGCGGTTGCTCTGGCAGCAATGAAAGCCAAAGCTGTTTCCGAGGAAAATGAGCCACTGTTATTAGTGTTGGCTGCGGATCATGTGATTAAGGATGTACCTGCTTTTCATCATGCTATTGAAGCGGCGTTACCTGCGGCCAGTGACGGCGATCTGGTGACTTTTGGAGTTGTGCCTACACATCCGGAAACCAGCTATGGCTATATCAAGGCCAGTGAAGAATTAATAGGTAACAGTGAACAGGTTGCCCTGGTAGAAAGTTTTGTCGAGAAGCCTGAACTGGAAACAGCTCAGGGCTATCTTGCTGACGGCGACTATTACTGGAACTCCGGTATGTTCCTATTTAAGGCTACCCGCTATCTGGAAGAGCTGAACAAGTTTCGCCCCGATATATTACAAGCCTGTGAAAAGGCCATGGCAATTGAAAGTACTGATCTTGATTTCGTTCGACTCGATGAAGCGGCATTTCAAGCCTGCCCCGAGGAATCCATCGATTATGCGGTAATGGAAAAAACCACCGATGCGGTAGTGGTGTCACTGGATGCGGGCTGGTCCGATGTCGGCTCCTGGTCATCATTGGCGGATATCTGTAAAAAGGATGAATCTGGGAACTCTGTTCAGGGTGATGTGTTGCTACAGGATACCCGCAACACTTACGTTCGCAGTGAGAAAAAACTGATTGTTACACTGGGTGTTAATGACCTGGTCATCACCGAAAGCGACGATGCCATCCTGGTGGCCCATAAGAGCCGGGTGCAGGATGTTAAAAAAATTGTTGATCGGTTGAAAGCAGAAAAAAGGCCAGAGGTAAAACTGCACCGTAAAGTTTACCGGCCTTGGGGGGCGTACGACTCCATTGATATGGGCGACCGCTTTCAGGTTAAGAGGATTACCGTGAAGCCGGGTGCACAGTTATCCTTGCAGAAGCACCATCACCGGGCAGAACATTGGATTGTGGTTAAAGGTACAGCGCTGGTGACCAATGGAGACCAGGAGACACTACTTACCGAAAACCAATCAACCTTTATCCCTATCGGGGCTATTCATCGGCTGAAAAATCCCGGTAAGTTTGACCTTGAGCTGATAGAAGTTCAAAGCGGGTCTTATCTTGGGGAAGATGATATTGTTCGATTTGAAGATACTTATGGCAGAGTATGA
- a CDS encoding GDP-mannose mannosyl hydrolase, whose amino-acid sequence MSFKMLEVEIFKTIVASTPLVAIDLVVRNSQEQVLLGLRNNRPGQGYWFVPGGRIQKEERFENAFDRLVKMELRCDAWFEQARFLRSYQHLYPDNFSGENFSTHYVVLGYELKLDINLNNLSADQHQDYRWFTVNELLASEQVHQHTKDYFL is encoded by the coding sequence ATGTCGTTTAAGATGCTTGAAGTTGAAATCTTTAAAACTATTGTTGCCTCAACGCCGCTTGTGGCTATTGATTTAGTTGTTCGCAATAGTCAAGAGCAGGTATTGTTGGGGTTGCGGAATAACCGCCCAGGCCAAGGGTATTGGTTTGTACCCGGTGGTCGCATTCAGAAAGAGGAACGGTTTGAAAATGCTTTTGATCGTCTGGTTAAAATGGAGCTGAGATGTGACGCATGGTTTGAGCAAGCGCGGTTCTTACGGTCTTATCAACATTTATATCCTGATAACTTTTCCGGCGAGAATTTTAGTACTCATTACGTGGTGCTGGGTTATGAGCTGAAACTGGATATTAATCTCAATAATCTGTCTGCTGATCAGCATCAGGATTATCGCTGGTTTACCGTTAATGAGCTGTTGGCTTCTGAGCAAGTTCATCAACATACCAAAGATTATTTTCTATAA
- a CDS encoding GDP-L-fucose synthase, with translation MKKVYIAGHRGMVGSAIVRKLEAIGGFDIVSRERELLDLTSQAEVQDFFQSEKIEQVYLAAAKVGGIHANNTYPAEFIYENLMMECNIIHQAYAAGVKQLLFLGSSCIYPKLAQQPMVETVLLNGHLEATNEPYAIAKIAGIKLCESYNRQYGVDYRSVMPTNLYGENDNFHPENSHVIPAMMRRFHEAKLRDDKEVVVWGTGTPMREFLHVDDMAAACIHVMELDKTIYSEHTQPMMSHINVGSGVDCTIRQLAETMKVVVGFEGEILFDTSKPDGTPRKLMDVSRLERLGWKASVSLQDGLEMTYHWFLEHAAELRSV, from the coding sequence ATGAAGAAAGTCTATATAGCAGGCCACCGTGGGATGGTGGGATCCGCTATTGTACGCAAACTGGAAGCCATTGGTGGTTTTGACATTGTCAGCCGTGAGCGGGAGTTGCTGGACCTAACAAGTCAGGCAGAGGTTCAGGATTTTTTCCAGTCTGAAAAAATTGAACAGGTCTACCTGGCCGCAGCGAAAGTTGGCGGCATTCACGCCAATAATACCTATCCGGCTGAGTTTATTTATGAAAACCTCATGATGGAGTGCAATATTATCCATCAGGCTTATGCTGCTGGTGTCAAGCAATTGCTGTTTCTCGGGTCCAGCTGTATTTATCCGAAGCTGGCACAGCAGCCTATGGTAGAAACTGTGCTGCTAAACGGGCATCTGGAAGCCACCAATGAGCCTTATGCCATCGCTAAAATTGCCGGCATCAAATTGTGTGAATCATACAATCGCCAATACGGTGTGGATTACCGCTCGGTAATGCCTACCAACCTTTACGGTGAGAATGATAATTTCCATCCGGAAAACAGCCATGTGATCCCGGCCATGATGCGTCGCTTTCATGAGGCGAAACTACGGGACGACAAAGAAGTAGTGGTCTGGGGAACCGGCACCCCCATGCGAGAGTTTCTACATGTGGATGATATGGCGGCGGCCTGTATTCATGTCATGGAACTGGATAAGACCATCTACAGCGAACACACCCAACCGATGATGTCCCATATCAATGTGGGTAGCGGTGTAGATTGCACCATTCGTCAACTGGCCGAAACTATGAAGGTGGTAGTAGGGTTTGAAGGGGAAATTTTGTTTGATACTTCCAAGCCCGATGGTACTCCCCGCAAGCTGATGGATGTTTCCCGGCTGGAGCGGCTGGGATGGAAGGCTTCAGTTTCCTTACAGGATGGACTGGAGATGACTTACCATTGGTTTCTGGAACATGCTGCCGAGTTACGCTCGGTTTGA
- the gmd gene encoding GDP-mannose 4,6-dehydratase, whose translation MSKKVALITGVTGQDGSYLAEFLLDKGYDVHGIKRRASSFNSERIDHIYQDPHRENQSFKLHYGDLSDSSNLTRIISEVEPDEVYNLAAQSHVAVSFESPEYTADVDALGTLRLLEAIRFLGLEKKTRFYQASTSELYGLVQETPQKETTPFYPRSPYAVAKLYAYWISVNYRESYGMYACNGILFNHESPRRGETFVTRKITRGLCNIVQGLEECLYLGNMDALRDWGHARDYVEMQWLMLQQEKPEDFVIATGVQYSVREFVEFTATVLGITLTWKGQGTEECGYVKEINGENAPALKVGQKIVAVDPRYFRPAEVETLLGDPTNAKLKLGWEPTTSLEDMVTEMVTHDLAKAKQHALLKSHGYDIKVSRE comes from the coding sequence ATGTCCAAGAAAGTTGCCCTTATCACAGGTGTAACAGGGCAAGATGGCTCTTACCTTGCTGAGTTTTTACTTGACAAAGGTTATGATGTGCATGGAATCAAACGCCGCGCATCTTCATTTAACTCCGAGCGTATCGACCATATCTATCAAGATCCGCACAGAGAAAATCAAAGTTTTAAATTACATTATGGTGATCTGAGCGACAGCTCCAATCTGACGCGCATCATTAGCGAAGTAGAACCCGATGAAGTCTATAACTTAGCAGCCCAGTCCCATGTTGCTGTCTCATTTGAGTCTCCAGAATACACCGCCGATGTAGATGCACTGGGTACCCTTAGATTGCTTGAAGCAATTCGTTTTCTCGGGCTGGAAAAAAAGACTCGATTTTATCAAGCGTCGACCTCTGAGCTATATGGTCTTGTACAAGAGACTCCCCAAAAGGAAACAACGCCGTTTTACCCGCGCTCTCCCTACGCGGTTGCCAAACTTTATGCCTACTGGATTAGTGTGAACTACAGAGAATCCTATGGCATGTATGCCTGTAACGGGATTCTGTTTAATCACGAGTCCCCGAGACGGGGAGAAACCTTTGTTACCCGCAAAATAACCCGGGGACTATGCAACATTGTCCAGGGCCTTGAAGAGTGCCTCTACCTGGGCAATATGGATGCACTGCGGGATTGGGGGCACGCTCGTGATTATGTCGAGATGCAGTGGCTGATGTTACAGCAAGAAAAACCGGAAGATTTTGTAATAGCCACCGGAGTTCAATACTCAGTAAGAGAATTTGTTGAGTTTACCGCAACCGTTCTGGGCATAACGTTAACCTGGAAAGGTCAAGGTACAGAAGAGTGTGGATACGTCAAAGAAATAAACGGCGAAAATGCACCAGCCTTAAAAGTCGGACAGAAAATTGTTGCTGTCGACCCCCGTTATTTCAGGCCTGCTGAAGTCGAGACCCTTTTAGGTGATCCAACCAATGCCAAATTAAAATTAGGCTGGGAGCCAACAACCTCACTTGAGGATATGGTAACCGAGATGGTCACTCACGACCTTGCTAAGGCCAAGCAGCATGCACTTCTCAAATCTCACGGATACGATATAAAAGTATCACGGGAATAA
- a CDS encoding phosphomannomutase CpsG (capsular polysaccharide biosynthesis protein; catalyzes the formation of D-mannose 6-phosphate from alpha-D-mannose 1-phosphate) — protein MDELTCFKAYDIRGQLGSELNNEVAYRIGRAFGEYLNAKKVALGGDARETSEELKVALARGLQDAGSDVLDLGLTGTEEVYFAAQYLDIDGAIEVTASHNPIDYNGMKLVREHAKPISGDTGLFEIKKLVETGNWKFENRSQIGTFTKVSILDAYIEKILSFINLNNLSLLKLVINSGNGAAGHVIDAIESKFISANIPVELIKVHNEPDSTFPNGIANPLLPECRQDTIDAVKAHDADMGIAFDGDFDRCFFFDENGKFIEGYYIVGLLAEAFLDQEKGAKIIHDPRLIWNTLEVVKNLGGTPIVSKTGHAFIKERMRSEDAIYGGEMSAHHYFRDFAYCDSGMIPWLLVAELMCRKKMKLSEMVKERIAAYPSSGEINSKLENPNSAIKKVLSAYQQDALSIGHTDGVSLEFQDWRFNLRCSNTEPVVRLNVESKKDEVLMSEKTKDILGLLRS, from the coding sequence ATGGACGAATTAACCTGTTTTAAAGCATACGATATTCGCGGACAATTAGGCTCCGAATTAAATAATGAAGTTGCCTATCGAATTGGCAGGGCATTTGGTGAATATTTAAATGCTAAAAAAGTTGCTTTAGGTGGAGATGCTAGAGAAACAAGTGAAGAGTTAAAGGTCGCTCTAGCCCGAGGCTTGCAGGATGCAGGTTCTGATGTACTAGATCTTGGGCTAACCGGAACAGAAGAAGTCTATTTTGCCGCACAATATCTTGATATCGATGGTGCGATTGAAGTCACTGCAAGCCATAATCCAATTGATTACAATGGTATGAAGCTTGTTCGTGAACACGCTAAGCCGATAAGCGGAGATACTGGATTATTTGAGATTAAAAAACTTGTTGAGACTGGGAACTGGAAGTTTGAAAATAGAAGCCAGATAGGAACTTTTACGAAAGTATCGATACTCGATGCTTATATTGAGAAGATTCTCAGTTTTATTAATCTTAACAACCTGTCACTCCTCAAACTTGTAATTAACAGTGGCAATGGAGCTGCGGGTCATGTCATTGATGCAATTGAAAGCAAGTTTATTTCAGCCAATATACCAGTAGAACTAATCAAAGTTCACAATGAACCAGATAGTACATTCCCTAATGGCATAGCCAACCCCCTGCTACCAGAGTGTCGACAAGATACCATAGATGCAGTAAAGGCCCATGATGCAGATATGGGCATCGCTTTCGATGGTGACTTTGATCGTTGCTTTTTCTTTGATGAGAATGGCAAGTTCATAGAGGGTTACTATATAGTAGGTCTCTTGGCAGAAGCTTTTCTTGATCAAGAGAAAGGTGCAAAAATCATTCACGATCCAAGACTGATTTGGAATACGCTTGAAGTTGTCAAAAATTTAGGTGGTACTCCTATAGTGAGCAAAACGGGTCATGCATTCATTAAAGAAAGAATGCGATCTGAAGATGCTATTTACGGTGGAGAAATGAGTGCTCATCACTACTTCCGTGACTTTGCCTACTGCGATAGTGGTATGATTCCCTGGCTCCTGGTGGCTGAACTTATGTGTCGCAAAAAAATGAAGCTTTCTGAGATGGTGAAAGAAAGAATCGCAGCTTATCCATCTTCAGGCGAAATTAACAGCAAATTAGAAAACCCAAATAGTGCAATTAAAAAAGTACTCAGTGCCTATCAACAAGATGCTCTTTCGATAGGCCATACAGATGGTGTTAGTCTTGAATTTCAAGACTGGCGTTTCAATCTTCGTTGTTCTAATACTGAGCCAGTAGTGCGATTAAATGTTGAAAGTAAAAAAGATGAAGTGTTGATGAGTGAAAAAACAAAAGATATTCTTGGATTGCTCCGCAGTTAA